Proteins co-encoded in one Lacerta agilis isolate rLacAgi1 chromosome 6, rLacAgi1.pri, whole genome shotgun sequence genomic window:
- the CTTNBP2NL gene encoding CTTNBP2 N-terminal-like protein: protein MNLDKLSKPELLTLFSILEGELEAQDVVIEALKARRRDTFIEERYGQYNINNPFTALQRDFEALNEENRGDKQPVCTNPLTILKVVMKHCKNMQEKMLFQLAAAESRHRKVILDLEEERQRHAQDTAEGDDVTYMLEKERERLAQQLEFEKSQAKKFEREQKKLLGQLEEEHDRQQQLSAMLVLECKKATAKAAEEGQKLGELSLKLAEERRKVSHLEGELAAQKKRGLQMEARVEKQLSEFDTEREQLRAKLDREENRTKTLKEEVENLKTTLKELEASYKAGRGKAEHTPPKVSKVSTATATEGSSRSVTCQTESPWTESLSQGSTIRRATTLSPISATASHSYTKANGHCDAHVQASMEPALSKDESIGPAAERATEISSSPARTVSLSPSTPPVPSSGIFFSPSNTASSSLTPSPCSSPVMTKRLVGASVSSPSYQSSYQVGINQRFHAARHKFQSQSDQDHQPSGLQSPPSRDLSPTLVDNSAAKQIARNTVTQVLSRFTSQQGPIKPVSPNSSPFGTDYRSLATPLSPKGECGPGKVSGPLSPLSPGIKSPTIPRGERGNPPPIPPKKPGLAPSPASPTPPTKTSSQASSLGSPMDLASSCSSNPVVANGKEIEILLPTSS from the exons GCCCGGCGCAGAGATACTTTCATTGAAGAGCGCTATGGACAATACAACATTAATAATCCATTTACGGCTCTTCAGAGAGATTTTGAAGCACTGAATGAAGAGAATCGTGGTGATAAGCAGCCTGTTTGTACCAATCCCTTGACCATCCTGAAGGTAGTGATGAAGCATTGTAAGAATATGCAAGAAAAAATGTTGTTCCAACTAGCTGCtgcagagagcaggcacagaaag GTAATCTTGGATCTTGAGGAAGAGAGGCAGCGGCATGCCCAAGATACTGCTGAAGGAGATGATGTCACATACATGCTGGAAAAGGAACGAGAGCGGCTCGCACAACAG CTGGAATTTGAGAAGTCGCAGGCGAAGAAGTTTGAGAGAGAGCAGAAGAAGCTATTGGGCCAGTTGGAGGAGGAGCATGACcgccagcagcagctctctgccatGCTTGTGTTGGAGTGCAAGAAAGCCACAGCCAAAGCCGCAGAGGAAGGACAGAAGCTTGGGGAGCTGAGCCTGAAGCTAGCTGAGGAAAGACGCAAAGTAAGCCACTTGGAGGGAGAGCTAGCAGCCCAGAAGAAGAGAGGCTTGCAAATGGAGGCGCGAGTGGAGAAGCAGCTGTCTGAGTTTGACACTGAACGGGAGCAGCTGAGAGCCAAGCTGGATCGGGAAGAGAATCGCACCAAGACCCTGAAGGAAGAAGTAGAGAATCTGAAGACAACTCTAAAAGAATTAGAGGCCTCATATAAAGCTGGGAGAGGCAAAGCAGAGCACACGCCACCAAAGGTCTCAAAGGTGTCCACAGCAACTGCCACAGAGGGCTCAAGTAGGTCAGTCACTTGCCAGACAGAAAGCCCCTGGACAGAGAGCCTCAGCCAGGGAAGTACTATTCGACGGGCAACTACGTTATCGCCTATCTCTGCCACTGCTTCCCACTCTTATACCAAGGCAAATGGGCACTGTGATGCTCATGTACAAGCAAGTATGGAGCCAGCTCTGTCCAAGGATGAGTCGATTGGACCAGCAGCCGAGAGGGCCACAGAAATTAGCAGCTCCCCAGCAAGAAcagtttccctttccccttcaacCCCACCCGTCCCTTCCAGTGGGATATTCTTTTCTCCGAGCAACACAGCTTCTTCATCTCTGACACCCTCCCCATGTTCCTCCCCAGTGATGACTAAACGTTTGGTTGGAGCATCAGTCAGCAGCCCCAGCTACCAATCTTCGTACCAAGTGGGGATCAACCAGCGCTTCCATGCGGCACGTCACAAATTCCAATCCCAATCTGATCAAGATCACCAGCCGAGCGGTCTCCAAAGTCCTCCATCTAGGGATCTGTCACCCACCCTGGTGGATAATTCTGCCGCAAAGCAGATTGCCCGTAATACAGTCACTCAGGTTCTCTCCAGGTTCACCAGCCAGCAGGGTCCCATCAAGCCTGTCTCTCCCAACAGCTCCCCCTTTGGCACAGACTACCGAAGCCTGGCCACACCCCTGAGCCCCAAAGGTGAGTGTGGCCCAGGCAAGGTCTCTGGTCCATTGAGTCCACTGTCACCTGGAATTAAATCACCAACCATACCCAGAGGAGAAAGAGGGAACCCTCCACCAATTCCTCCCAAGAAACCTGGACTGGCTCCTTCTCCAGCCAGTCCCACTCCACCAACTAAAACCTCCTCTCAGGCTTCTTCTCTGGGTTCTCCTATGGACTTGGCCAGTAGCTGCTCAAGCAATCCTGTTGTAGCCAATGGGAAAGAAATTGAGATCTTATTGCCAACCAGTAGCTAG